One genomic window of Prochlorococcus sp. MIT 0801 includes the following:
- a CDS encoding HupE/UreJ family protein gives MTFPYFGRKQFLAAFLPLLFWLTFLVAPVFAHHPFGMGDSAGLSAWQALLSGIGHPLLGPDHLLFMLGIALLGIKKTKQWVFPLLVVGLLGSALVQLQPLPDVMSAWAEAVVSLSLAIEGLIVLNLLSSKWLLPMFALHGYLLGSTIVGAEPTPLIGYFFGLLLAQGSLLLVVTATSQKVIKKFDINSRNLVAGIWIGIGLAFSWVAIIP, from the coding sequence ATGACGTTTCCCTATTTTGGGCGTAAGCAATTTCTTGCAGCTTTTCTTCCACTCTTGTTTTGGTTGACTTTTTTAGTTGCTCCAGTGTTCGCTCATCACCCTTTTGGTATGGGAGATAGTGCTGGGCTGTCAGCCTGGCAAGCTCTGCTTAGTGGCATCGGGCACCCATTACTTGGACCTGATCATTTGCTTTTTATGTTAGGCATCGCCCTTCTTGGGATCAAAAAAACGAAGCAATGGGTGTTCCCTCTTTTAGTGGTTGGCTTGTTAGGTAGTGCATTAGTGCAGTTGCAGCCATTGCCTGATGTAATGTCTGCCTGGGCAGAAGCAGTTGTGTCTTTATCTTTAGCCATAGAGGGGTTAATTGTTCTAAATCTTTTGAGCTCAAAATGGCTATTGCCAATGTTCGCTTTACATGGCTATTTACTTGGAAGCACAATTGTTGGTGCTGAACCGACTCCTCTCATAGGTTATTTTTTTGGTCTTCTTCTTGCACAAGGATCATTACTTTTAGTTGTAACAGCAACATCTCAAAAAGTGATCAAAAAGTTTGATATTAATAGCCGTAATTTGGTGGCTGGTATTTGGATAGGTATAGGACTTGCCTTCTCTTGGGTTGCTATTATTCCATAG
- a CDS encoding DUF4214 domain-containing protein, which produces MLHSEVNLSDSFNTLNSNNNSNSNSNSNNTTQTSGLKYYHLTQDSSWYDNVKINNNTINIWIDTEGVSTTYNNYYIDALNMPSYRIDFIKETIAKLDDILGVDFQYVFNRTDANISIYEHTYATTGSSYAGQMNPETDSLGYMNHEVALTSKNNDHYKNKGSNFWEHLILHELGHALHLEHPFSNNDGDVYGTTYSTTVEETAMAYGAPDEWGKYQSWFSLVDIEALKSLWGDEDSTADTTAPLITGPSGSAGASESSKTINENTTSVHRFTANETVTWSINGGNDPTFFSINSSTGELTFNNAPDYENHLDSNSNGIYSIYVKATDLSGNSSNQWIEVTIADVNEDTTAPLITGPSGSAGAENSKKTINENTTTVHTFTANETVTWSINGGNDPTFFSINSTTGLLTFKDAPDYENHLDSNSNGIYSIYVKATDLSGNSSNQWIEVTIADVNEDTTAPLITGPSGSAGASESFKTINENTTTVHTFTANEAVTWSIGGGNDPTFFSINSTTGELTFNNAPDYENHLDSNSNGIYSIYVKATDLAGNSSNQWIEVTIADVNEDTTAPLITGPSGSAGAENSKKTINENTTTVHTFTANETVTWSINGGNDPTFFSINSTTGLLTFNNAPDYENKIDSNSNGIYSIYIKATDLAGNSSNQWIEVTIADVNEDTTAPLITGPSGSAGAENSKKTINENTTTVHTFTANEAVTWSINGGNDPTFFSINSTTGLLTFNNAPDYENHLDSNSNGIYSIYVKATDLAGNSSNQWIETTIADVNEAPTDLRLISTSFNENIAASTIVSAIGSTDADTSDLRTYSLISGNGDTDNSLFTIYKGVAITYLKINSSPDYETKSSYNIRLQVTDSGGETYAKAFTLSVNDLNETPTALTLSSSSFNENIAAASTVATLSTTDDDTSDTHTYSLVTGTDDTDNSSFTIDGSSLKIKASPDYETKSSYKIRLQTTDSGGETYAEAFTLSVKDLNEAPTSWNFSSYYFDENIAADSTVAIISAVDEDQSDTHTFSLIGGYVESSGNSNFYIDGNQLKIKTSPDYEAQSTYTVVVRVTDAKGLTSPDLYNTLIVNDLEEFTATISGTSSTDIIQSTSSNDSIDGKAGTDTIVYSGSFSKYSFTRGSDTLQIADQRTTGTTDGTDTLKNIEYIQFSDQTVEESKVDVVKTYSGKFSDYKFYNKGNGVYQIKTDSGYDDITGYPSLQFTGEATTSSFHDVSAIADIKGTFDQVTGLNTDSGRMFRLYNASFKRLPDADGLKYWIDNFSSGRNTIRVVASSFLGSAEFKQRYGEDVSDSTYVNTLYKNVLGREADTSGLIYWLGQLNSGAETRYEALLGFAESAENKALFTEMTGFG; this is translated from the coding sequence TTGCTTCATAGTGAAGTAAATTTATCTGATTCATTTAATACTCTAAATTCAAATAATAATAGTAATAGTAATAGTAATAGTAATAATACTACTCAAACTTCTGGCCTTAAATATTATCATCTAACACAAGATTCAAGTTGGTACGATAACGTTAAAATAAATAATAATACAATTAATATATGGATTGATACTGAGGGAGTTTCAACTACTTATAACAATTATTATATAGATGCTCTTAATATGCCTTCGTATAGAATAGATTTTATAAAAGAAACAATAGCTAAATTAGATGATATTTTAGGTGTAGATTTTCAATACGTATTTAATAGAACAGATGCCAATATAAGTATCTATGAACATACATATGCAACAACAGGATCTAGTTATGCTGGTCAAATGAATCCTGAAACAGATTCTTTAGGATATATGAATCATGAAGTTGCATTGACTTCAAAGAATAATGATCATTATAAAAATAAAGGAAGTAATTTCTGGGAACATTTAATTCTTCATGAATTAGGTCATGCACTTCATTTAGAGCATCCGTTTAGTAATAACGATGGAGATGTTTATGGCACAACATATTCTACGACAGTAGAAGAAACAGCGATGGCATATGGAGCCCCTGATGAATGGGGTAAATATCAATCATGGTTTTCTCTTGTAGACATTGAAGCATTAAAGAGTTTATGGGGTGATGAAGACTCAACAGCAGACACAACTGCACCATTAATTACGGGTCCTTCAGGAAGTGCTGGAGCATCAGAGTCCTCTAAAACCATTAATGAAAACACGACAAGTGTTCATAGATTTACTGCTAACGAAACTGTTACTTGGTCAATTAATGGAGGAAATGACCCCACATTCTTTTCAATTAATTCTAGTACTGGTGAATTAACATTTAATAACGCTCCTGATTATGAAAATCATCTTGATAGCAATTCCAATGGCATTTATTCGATATATGTAAAAGCAACCGACCTCTCTGGGAATTCTTCTAATCAATGGATTGAAGTTACCATTGCAGATGTTAATGAAGACACAACAGCACCATTAATCACTGGTCCTTCAGGAAGTGCTGGTGCGGAAAATAGTAAGAAAACAATCAATGAGAATACGACAACTGTTCATACCTTTACTGCCAACGAAACTGTTACTTGGTCAATTAATGGAGGAAATGATCCCACATTCTTTTCAATTAATTCCACTACTGGTCTATTAACATTTAAAGATGCTCCTGATTATGAAAATCATCTTGATAGCAATTCCAATGGCATTTATTCGATATATGTAAAAGCAACCGACCTCTCTGGGAATTCTTCTAATCAATGGATTGAAGTTACCATTGCAGATGTTAATGAAGACACAACTGCACCATTAATTACGGGTCCTTCAGGAAGTGCTGGAGCATCAGAGTCCTTTAAAACAATCAATGAGAATACGACAACTGTTCATACCTTTACTGCCAACGAAGCTGTTACTTGGTCCATTGGTGGAGGAAATGACCCAACATTCTTTTCAATTAATTCCACTACTGGTGAATTAACATTTAATAACGCTCCTGATTATGAAAATCATCTTGATAGCAATTCCAATGGCATTTATTCGATATATGTAAAAGCAACCGACCTCGCTGGAAATTCTTCTAATCAATGGATTGAAGTTACCATTGCAGATGTTAATGAAGACACAACTGCACCATTAATTACGGGTCCTTCAGGAAGTGCTGGTGCGGAAAATAGTAAGAAAACAATCAATGAGAATACGACAACTGTTCATACCTTTACTGCCAACGAAACTGTTACTTGGTCAATTAATGGAGGAAATGATCCCACATTCTTTTCAATTAATTCCACTACTGGTCTATTAACATTTAATAACGCTCCTGATTATGAAAATAAAATTGATAGCAATTCCAATGGCATTTATTCGATATATATAAAAGCAACCGACCTCGCTGGAAATTCTTCTAATCAATGGATTGAAGTTACCATTGCAGATGTTAATGAAGACACAACTGCACCATTAATTACGGGTCCTTCAGGAAGTGCTGGTGCGGAAAATAGTAAGAAAACAATCAATGAGAATACGACAACTGTTCATACCTTTACTGCCAACGAAGCTGTTACTTGGTCAATTAATGGAGGAAATGACCCCACATTCTTTTCAATTAATTCCACTACTGGTCTATTAACGTTTAATAATGCTCCTGATTATGAAAATCATCTTGATAGCAATTCCAATGGCATTTATTCGATATATGTAAAAGCGACAGACCTCGCTGGGAATTCTTCTAATCAATGGATTGAGACTACTATTGCCGATGTTAATGAAGCGCCTACAGACCTTCGATTAATCTCAACAAGTTTCAATGAAAATATTGCTGCCTCTACAATCGTCTCGGCAATAGGTAGTACAGATGCTGATACTTCCGATCTACGAACCTACTCTTTAATCAGTGGTAATGGTGACACCGATAACAGTTTATTCACCATCTATAAAGGAGTAGCAATAACATATTTAAAGATAAATTCTTCTCCTGATTACGAGACAAAGTCTTCCTACAATATCCGCTTACAAGTCACTGATAGTGGTGGTGAAACCTACGCTAAAGCTTTCACACTCTCGGTGAATGATCTCAATGAAACACCTACAGCATTAACCTTATCTTCAAGCAGTTTTAATGAAAATATTGCTGCTGCTTCTACGGTCGCAACTCTCTCTACGACAGATGATGATACATCCGATACGCATACCTACTCTTTAGTCACCGGTACTGATGATACAGATAACAGCTCCTTTACGATTGATGGATCATCCTTAAAAATTAAAGCCTCTCCGGATTACGAAACAAAATCCTCCTACAAGATTCGCTTACAAACAACTGATAGTGGTGGTGAAACCTATGCCGAAGCATTCACTCTGTCTGTCAAGGATCTCAATGAAGCACCTACGTCATGGAACTTCTCCTCCTATTACTTTGACGAAAATATTGCTGCAGATTCAACAGTTGCCATTATTTCAGCAGTAGATGAAGATCAATCAGATACTCATACATTTTCCTTAATTGGTGGTTATGTAGAAAGTTCAGGTAACAGTAATTTTTATATAGATGGTAATCAATTAAAAATCAAGACTTCACCTGATTATGAGGCTCAAAGTACTTATACAGTTGTTGTCAGAGTCACTGATGCAAAAGGTTTAACTTCTCCTGATTTATACAACACACTTATAGTTAATGATCTGGAAGAGTTCACAGCAACAATCTCAGGAACATCTAGCACTGACATTATACAAAGCACAAGTAGTAATGACTCGATTGATGGGAAAGCGGGTACAGACACCATTGTCTACTCTGGCAGCTTCTCTAAGTACTCCTTTACCCGTGGCTCAGACACCTTACAAATCGCGGATCAACGAACAACAGGAACAACTGATGGAACTGATACGCTCAAAAATATTGAATACATTCAATTTTCTGATCAAACCGTAGAGGAATCAAAAGTAGACGTTGTTAAAACTTATAGCGGTAAATTTAGTGATTATAAGTTCTACAACAAAGGTAATGGCGTTTATCAAATCAAAACTGATTCTGGGTATGACGACATCACTGGCTACCCATCCTTACAATTTACGGGAGAAGCAACTACAAGTTCATTCCATGATGTGAGTGCAATCGCAGATATCAAAGGCACATTTGATCAAGTCACTGGTTTAAATACAGATTCAGGTCGTATGTTCCGCCTCTATAACGCTTCCTTCAAGCGTCTTCCTGATGCGGATGGATTGAAGTATTGGATTGATAATTTCAGTTCTGGTAGAAATACAATCAGAGTGGTTGCCTCCTCCTTTTTAGGGTCTGCAGAATTTAAACAACGCTATGGAGAAGATGTATCTGATTCAACCTATGTCAATACTCTCTATAAAAATGTTTTAGGTCGTGAGGCTGATACGAGTGGTTTGATTTATTGGTTAGGTCAACTTAATAGCGGAGCTGAAACAAGATACGAAGCACTGCTTGGCTTTGCAGAGTCAGCCGAGAACAAAGCTCTCTTTACTGAAATGACAGGGTTTGGTTGA
- a CDS encoding DUF4214 domain-containing protein codes for MTWSLKNIQELDTLGVSPHLENDVDNSGEAYQLYYTGNGGVTIAAMSTNLKLTQEGQINFIQDLTIVTTTEGIRRAYYIEVDPNSGKHEIFTALISKDGLSLSGVSSTGISHNGDEAWGVPDSVVLPDGRVRIYWVKSDTEATTLANEVILSATSTTTKGTNFLVDSGKRVEGGYVDFEVLKAEDNDWIAIMSSSPVTLPDQSQGIYVGVSNDGLTWEINETNLAPPEKSYLDPTGLLFSNSANKWRLIMSSSLSILGDREYSLVAAELTFTSNSATDSSDIINGTSEANEINALDGADSITGSGGNDVIDGGAGSDTCIYSSKFADYSFTRSTDTLQIADQRTTATNDGTDTLKNIEYIQFSDQTVEESKVDVIKNYSGIFSDYKFYNKGNGSYEIKSNSGTTDDITGLPLLTFTGESTTSSFRDISAIVDIKGTFDQVTGLNTKDAKMFRLYNAAFKRLPDSDGLKYWIGKYTSGENDDRAVASSFLVSAEFKQRYGEDVTNAKYVETLYVNVLGREYDQEGYNYWLGNLNSGLETRYELLLGFAESAENKALFTEMTGFG; via the coding sequence ATGACTTGGTCACTTAAGAATATTCAAGAACTTGACACACTTGGTGTCAGTCCTCACCTGGAAAATGATGTAGACAATAGTGGTGAAGCATATCAACTCTATTACACCGGCAATGGTGGAGTAACGATTGCTGCAATGTCTACTAATCTTAAATTAACCCAAGAAGGACAAATTAATTTCATACAAGACCTTACAATTGTTACCACCACAGAAGGAATACGTAGAGCCTATTACATAGAAGTGGACCCTAATTCGGGGAAACATGAAATTTTTACAGCATTAATCTCAAAGGATGGATTAAGTCTGTCTGGAGTTTCATCAACAGGTATCTCACACAACGGTGATGAGGCTTGGGGTGTGCCGGATTCAGTTGTTCTTCCAGATGGAAGAGTGAGAATATACTGGGTAAAATCAGATACTGAAGCGACCACACTAGCCAATGAAGTTATCCTCAGTGCAACTTCAACAACTACAAAAGGAACAAACTTTTTAGTAGATTCAGGGAAAAGAGTGGAAGGGGGATATGTTGACTTTGAGGTTTTAAAAGCAGAGGACAATGATTGGATAGCAATAATGTCTTCCTCACCTGTAACACTTCCAGATCAATCCCAAGGAATTTATGTTGGAGTCTCTAATGATGGGCTCACCTGGGAAATAAATGAGACAAATTTGGCTCCTCCAGAAAAGAGTTATCTTGATCCAACTGGACTACTATTTTCTAACTCGGCAAATAAATGGAGACTTATAATGAGCTCATCGCTATCAATTCTCGGAGATCGCGAATATTCACTAGTAGCAGCCGAGCTTACCTTTACTTCTAATTCAGCCACTGATTCATCAGACATTATTAATGGAACAAGTGAGGCAAATGAAATCAATGCACTAGATGGAGCAGATTCAATTACAGGGTCTGGTGGAAATGATGTAATTGATGGTGGGGCAGGTTCCGATACTTGTATTTATTCATCAAAATTTGCTGATTATTCCTTTACACGTAGTACTGACACACTACAAATCGCAGATCAAAGAACAACCGCAACAAATGATGGTACCGATACTCTAAAAAATATCGAATACATTCAGTTCTCTGATCAGACAGTAGAAGAATCAAAAGTAGACGTTATTAAAAACTATAGCGGTATTTTTAGTGATTATAAATTCTACAATAAAGGTAATGGATCATATGAGATTAAATCAAACTCAGGAACAACTGATGACATCACAGGACTACCATTATTAACATTTACAGGAGAATCAACAACCAGCTCATTTAGAGATATCAGTGCCATTGTTGATATTAAAGGAACATTTGATCAAGTAACTGGGTTAAATACAAAAGACGCAAAGATGTTCCGTCTCTATAACGCTGCTTTTAAAAGGCTTCCAGATTCTGATGGATTGAAGTACTGGATAGGCAAATACACATCTGGAGAAAATGATGATAGAGCAGTGGCATCATCCTTTCTTGTTTCTGCTGAATTTAAACAACGCTATGGTGAAGATGTTACGAACGCTAAGTATGTTGAAACTCTCTATGTCAATGTTTTAGGTAGGGAATATGACCAAGAAGGTTATAACTATTGGTTAGGAAACTTGAATAGTGGTTTAGAGACGAGATATGAGTTGCTTTTAGGGTTTGCTGAATCAGCAGAAAACAAAGCTCTCTTCACTGAAATGACAGGTTTCGGATAA
- a CDS encoding DUF1651 domain-containing protein, giving the protein MNPPSDISYMNEEAREARPTPSDCLIARTKDFILLPIRDKKSVMVSPTVFNKLWFCAEEGIPTKLKNTRRLDYEGAHEKLRSLVKVERSNQQRNVLGGLDQVRFTLFHFI; this is encoded by the coding sequence ATGAATCCACCATCAGATATCAGTTACATGAATGAAGAAGCAAGAGAAGCACGTCCAACTCCTTCAGATTGCTTAATCGCTCGAACTAAAGATTTTATTCTTCTTCCTATCCGTGACAAGAAATCTGTGATGGTTTCTCCGACTGTCTTTAATAAACTTTGGTTTTGCGCTGAAGAAGGTATTCCAACCAAATTAAAGAACACAAGAAGACTTGACTACGAAGGTGCTCATGAGAAACTGAGATCCTTGGTAAAGGTAGAAAGATCAAACCAGCAGAGGAATGTCTTAGGTGGGTTGGATCAAGTTAGATTTACACTTTTCCACTTTATATAG
- a CDS encoding outer membrane protein has product MSFSKKLLGVITLFITALSSPVLAEDDLKGIYATGYLGVSQSTDLDFGGATGTLGFDPGIEMQAGLGYDFGGFRIEGLYNRSGADFENTTKSSTYVDIISSTWVANVFMDFNNDSKFVTSLGVGIGGTKHEVASDEDTVLNTDFMVGVGYQITDNTILDIKYTYRIYDDITFGDVRISDESSQSILAGVKIYL; this is encoded by the coding sequence ATGAGTTTCTCTAAGAAGTTGTTGGGTGTTATTACTTTATTTATTACGGCATTATCTTCTCCTGTTTTGGCAGAAGATGATTTAAAAGGTATATACGCCACGGGTTATTTAGGTGTAAGTCAATCTACTGATTTAGATTTTGGAGGAGCAACAGGAACATTAGGTTTTGATCCTGGAATAGAAATGCAGGCTGGTCTTGGATATGACTTTGGAGGATTTAGAATTGAAGGTTTATATAATAGAAGTGGAGCAGATTTTGAAAATACAACAAAGAGCTCAACTTATGTTGATATTATTTCATCAACATGGGTAGCAAATGTTTTCATGGATTTTAATAATGATTCTAAATTTGTTACTTCTCTCGGAGTAGGCATTGGAGGTACAAAACATGAGGTAGCTTCAGATGAAGATACGGTGCTAAATACTGATTTCATGGTAGGCGTTGGTTATCAAATCACTGATAATACTATTTTAGATATAAAATATACATATAGAATCTATGACGACATAACATTTGGAGATGTACGAATCTCTGATGAATCTAGTCAATCTATTCTTGCAGGCGTGAAGATCTATTTATAA
- a CDS encoding cupin domain-containing protein, with protein MSIAVTSPCPESTVNELGIKNWPIWTCETSSFDWTYDDQETCLLLEGEVTVTPEGGEPVKFGEGDLVVFPAGMDCRWDVHKAVRKHYRFGD; from the coding sequence TTGTCTATAGCAGTCACCTCTCCTTGTCCTGAGAGTACCGTTAATGAGCTAGGTATTAAAAACTGGCCAATCTGGACGTGTGAAACAAGCTCTTTCGATTGGACTTATGACGACCAAGAGACTTGCTTGTTGCTTGAGGGAGAAGTCACAGTTACTCCTGAGGGAGGAGAACCTGTGAAGTTTGGTGAAGGGGACTTAGTGGTTTTTCCGGCTGGTATGGACTGTAGATGGGATGTTCATAAGGCAGTCCGTAAGCATTATCGATTTGGTGATTAA